The following are encoded in a window of Pelecanus crispus isolate bPelCri1 chromosome 6, bPelCri1.pri, whole genome shotgun sequence genomic DNA:
- the ZC3H14 gene encoding zinc finger CCCH domain-containing protein 14 isoform X3 has product MEIGTEISRKIRGAIKGKLQELGAYVDEELPDYIMVMVANKKSQEQMTEDLSLFLGNNTVRFTVWLHGVLDKLRSVTTESTSVKSSESNIFESSLPSSKSSSCVSDERRREDILPPLAVSSTRTERNDSRVSTSSQEQRNTASRQSCEDGSASRLTSTVKPLRELSPSEAVIDIKPEPDDLIDEDLNFVQENPLSRKKPIEESSRKRRLPVVSSVVKVKKFCNDGEDDEEEEDYGLRTGSISSSVSVPAKPERRPSLPPSKQANKNLILKAISEAQESVTKTTNYSTVPQKQMVPVAPRTRISPEESQLEVIHVQNRLPALSSQLQVEEPKEQTVEGIQGAEQKDLSSRLQIDPVIEDTLQVTQDYYDAESMVHSDARSFILKKPKLSEEIVPQTQQLGKRPTEAIRVLSGRLIQTRDQLAQPEKPASPKFIVTLDGVPSPPGYLSDQEEEDMCITEGLKPVTQNMCASKGLKGLRAQQMQIVTRQLESCDVDMEQLNVLQKQEKVLERCKYWPACKNGDECVYHHPTLPCKVFPNCKFADKCLFIHPNCKYDAKCTKPDCPYTHASRRTPHPPPKPAPLPTPSVSSSSPLCKFFPACKKMECPFYHPKHCRFNTQCTRPDCTFYHPTIAVPPRHALKWTRTQTSE; this is encoded by the exons ATGGAGATCGGCACCGAGATCAGCCGCAAGATCCGG gGTGCTATAAAAGGAAAgttgcaggagctgggggcttATGTTG ATGAAGAGCTCCCTGATTATATTATGGTTATGGTGGCCAATAAGAAGAGTCAGGAGCAGATGACAGAAgacctttcccttttccttggAAACAATACTGTCAGGTTTACTGTCTG GCTCCATGGTGTTCTGGATAAGCTGCGATCTGTGACTACTG AATCAACTAGTGTAAAATCTTCAGAATCTAATATCTTTGAGAGCAGCCTGCCTTCCAGCAAAAGCAGTTCATGTGTGAGTGATGAGAGGAGGCGTGAGGATATCTTGCCACCTCTTGCAGTTTCCAGCACTCGGACTGAAAGAAATGACTCAAGAGTTTCAACTAGCTCACAGGAACAAAGGAACACTGCTTCACG GCAGTCTTGTGAAGATGGTTCTGCATCCCGCTTAACATCTACAGTCAAGCCTTTGAGGGAATTGTCACCTTCTGAAGCTGTAATTGACATTAAACCTGAACCAGATGATCTAATTGACGAAGACCTAAACTTCGTGCAGGAGAATCCTTTGTCACGGAAGAAACCTATT GAAGAAAGCTCCAGGAAGAGACGGTTGCCTGTTGTAAGCTCAGTAGTCAAAGTGAAAAAGTTCTGTAATGATGGGGAAgatgatgaggaggaggaagactaTGGATTGCGAACAGGAAGCATCTCCAGCAGTGTGTCTGTACCTGCAAAGCCAGAAAGAAG ACCTTCATTGCCACCTTCAAAGCAGGCCAATAAGAATTTAATACTGAAAGCAATCTCTGAAGCCCAGGAATCGGTTACAAAAACAACCAATTATTCCACTG TTCCACAGAAACAGATGGTTCCAGTTGCACCAAGAACTCGAATTAGCCCAGAAGAATCTCAGTTAGAAGTAATCCATGTGCAAAACAGACTGCCTGCTCTTAGTTCTCAGCTTCAAGTAGAAGAGCCAAAGGAGCAGACAGTTGAAGGAATTCAAG gagcTGAACAAAAGGACCTCTCTTCTCGGCTCCAAATTGATCCTGTGATTGAAGATACCTTGCAAGTGACTCAAG ATTACTATGATGCAGAATCTATGGTCCATTCAGATGCTAGGTCATTTATCCTGAAGAAGCCCAAGTTATCTGAGGAAATAGTGCCGCAGACTCAGCAGCTGGGAAAGAGGCCTACAGAGGCAATACGAGTACTCTCAGGACGTCTCATACAGACACG AGACCAGCTGGCACAGCCAGAGAAACCTGCTAGTCCCAAGTTCATCGTGACACTGGATGGTGTGCCTAGTCCACCAGGATACCTTTCTGATCAAGAAGAGGAAGATATGTGTATAACTGAAGGATTAAAGCCAGTTACCCAAAATATGTGTGCCAGCAAAGGATTAAAAGGCCTTCGAGCACAGCAGATGCAAATTGTAACCAGGCAGCTAGAGAGCTGTGATG TGGATATGGAACAGTTAAATGTGCTGCAAAAACAGGAGAAGGTGCTTGAGCGCTGCAAGTACTGGCCTGCCTGTAAAAATGGAGATGAATGTGTGTACCATCACCCAACACTACCTTGCAA AGTTTTTCCTAACTGCAAATTTGCTGATAAATGCTTGTTCATCCATCCAAACTGTAAATACGATGCAAAGTGCACTAAGCCAGACTGTCCTTACACTCATGCCAGTCGACGAACCCCCCATCCACCTCCTAAACCAG CACCACTACCCACACCGTCTGTATCTTCCAGTAGTCCACTGTGCaagttttttcctgcttgtaaGAAAATGGAATGTCCATTTTACCACCCAAAA cACTGTAGATTTAACACCCAGTGTACAAGACCAGACTGCACTTTTTACCATCCAACTATTGCTGTACCTCCACGCCATGCCTTGAAATGGACTCGAACTCAAACCAG tgAATGA
- the ZC3H14 gene encoding zinc finger CCCH domain-containing protein 14 isoform X2 yields MEIGTEISRKIRGAIKGKLQELGAYVDEELPDYIMVMVANKKSQEQMTEDLSLFLGNNTVRFTVWLHGVLDKLRSVTTESTSVKSSESNIFESSLPSSKSSSCVSDERRREDILPPLAVSSTRTERNDSRVSTSSQEQRNTASRQSCEDGSASRLTSTVKPLRELSPSEAVIDIKPEPDDLIDEDLNFVQENPLSRKKPIVTEESSRKRRLPVVSSVVKVKKFCNDGEDDEEEEDYGLRTGSISSSVSVPAKPERRPSLPPSKQANKNLILKAISEAQESVTKTTNYSTVPQKQMVPVAPRTRISPEESQLEVIHVQNRLPALSSQLQVEEPKEQTVEGIQGAEQKDLSSRLQIDPVIEDTLQVTQDYYDAESMVHSDARSFILKKPKLSEEIVPQTQQLGKRPTEAIRVLSGRLIQTRDQLAQPEKPASPKFIVTLDGVPSPPGYLSDQEEEDMCITEGLKPVTQNMCASKGLKGLRAQQMQIVTRQLESCDVDMEQLNVLQKQEKVLERCKYWPACKNGDECVYHHPTLPCKVFPNCKFADKCLFIHPNCKYDAKCTKPDCPYTHASRRTPHPPPKPAPLPTPSVSSSSPLCKFFPACKKMECPFYHPKHCRFNTQCTRPDCTFYHPTIAVPPRHALKWTRTQTSE; encoded by the exons ATGGAGATCGGCACCGAGATCAGCCGCAAGATCCGG gGTGCTATAAAAGGAAAgttgcaggagctgggggcttATGTTG ATGAAGAGCTCCCTGATTATATTATGGTTATGGTGGCCAATAAGAAGAGTCAGGAGCAGATGACAGAAgacctttcccttttccttggAAACAATACTGTCAGGTTTACTGTCTG GCTCCATGGTGTTCTGGATAAGCTGCGATCTGTGACTACTG AATCAACTAGTGTAAAATCTTCAGAATCTAATATCTTTGAGAGCAGCCTGCCTTCCAGCAAAAGCAGTTCATGTGTGAGTGATGAGAGGAGGCGTGAGGATATCTTGCCACCTCTTGCAGTTTCCAGCACTCGGACTGAAAGAAATGACTCAAGAGTTTCAACTAGCTCACAGGAACAAAGGAACACTGCTTCACG GCAGTCTTGTGAAGATGGTTCTGCATCCCGCTTAACATCTACAGTCAAGCCTTTGAGGGAATTGTCACCTTCTGAAGCTGTAATTGACATTAAACCTGAACCAGATGATCTAATTGACGAAGACCTAAACTTCGTGCAGGAGAATCCTTTGTCACGGAAGAAACCTATTGTAACT GAAGAAAGCTCCAGGAAGAGACGGTTGCCTGTTGTAAGCTCAGTAGTCAAAGTGAAAAAGTTCTGTAATGATGGGGAAgatgatgaggaggaggaagactaTGGATTGCGAACAGGAAGCATCTCCAGCAGTGTGTCTGTACCTGCAAAGCCAGAAAGAAG ACCTTCATTGCCACCTTCAAAGCAGGCCAATAAGAATTTAATACTGAAAGCAATCTCTGAAGCCCAGGAATCGGTTACAAAAACAACCAATTATTCCACTG TTCCACAGAAACAGATGGTTCCAGTTGCACCAAGAACTCGAATTAGCCCAGAAGAATCTCAGTTAGAAGTAATCCATGTGCAAAACAGACTGCCTGCTCTTAGTTCTCAGCTTCAAGTAGAAGAGCCAAAGGAGCAGACAGTTGAAGGAATTCAAG gagcTGAACAAAAGGACCTCTCTTCTCGGCTCCAAATTGATCCTGTGATTGAAGATACCTTGCAAGTGACTCAAG ATTACTATGATGCAGAATCTATGGTCCATTCAGATGCTAGGTCATTTATCCTGAAGAAGCCCAAGTTATCTGAGGAAATAGTGCCGCAGACTCAGCAGCTGGGAAAGAGGCCTACAGAGGCAATACGAGTACTCTCAGGACGTCTCATACAGACACG AGACCAGCTGGCACAGCCAGAGAAACCTGCTAGTCCCAAGTTCATCGTGACACTGGATGGTGTGCCTAGTCCACCAGGATACCTTTCTGATCAAGAAGAGGAAGATATGTGTATAACTGAAGGATTAAAGCCAGTTACCCAAAATATGTGTGCCAGCAAAGGATTAAAAGGCCTTCGAGCACAGCAGATGCAAATTGTAACCAGGCAGCTAGAGAGCTGTGATG TGGATATGGAACAGTTAAATGTGCTGCAAAAACAGGAGAAGGTGCTTGAGCGCTGCAAGTACTGGCCTGCCTGTAAAAATGGAGATGAATGTGTGTACCATCACCCAACACTACCTTGCAA AGTTTTTCCTAACTGCAAATTTGCTGATAAATGCTTGTTCATCCATCCAAACTGTAAATACGATGCAAAGTGCACTAAGCCAGACTGTCCTTACACTCATGCCAGTCGACGAACCCCCCATCCACCTCCTAAACCAG CACCACTACCCACACCGTCTGTATCTTCCAGTAGTCCACTGTGCaagttttttcctgcttgtaaGAAAATGGAATGTCCATTTTACCACCCAAAA cACTGTAGATTTAACACCCAGTGTACAAGACCAGACTGCACTTTTTACCATCCAACTATTGCTGTACCTCCACGCCATGCCTTGAAATGGACTCGAACTCAAACCAG tgAATGA
- the ZC3H14 gene encoding zinc finger CCCH domain-containing protein 14 isoform X1, translating into MEIGTEISRKIRGAIKGKLQELGAYVDEELPDYIMVMVANKKSQEQMTEDLSLFLGNNTVRFTVWLHGVLDKLRSVTTESTSVKSSESNIFESSLPSSKSSSCVSDERRREDILPPLAVSSTRTERNDSRVSTSSQEQRNTASRQSCEDGSASRLTSTVKPLRELSPSEAVIDIKPEPDDLIDEDLNFVQENPLSRKKPIVTVTYGSSRPSAEIYRPPASRSADGNIHVHRLSQQGNLQGSRQLDTQSCRSLETGQLCNPEAFGSLADSYRPTSKLSADKVGSEEESSRKRRLPVVSSVVKVKKFCNDGEDDEEEEDYGLRTGSISSSVSVPAKPERRPSLPPSKQANKNLILKAISEAQESVTKTTNYSTVPQKQMVPVAPRTRISPEESQLEVIHVQNRLPALSSQLQVEEPKEQTVEGIQGAEQKDLSSRLQIDPVIEDTLQVTQDYYDAESMVHSDARSFILKKPKLSEEIVPQTQQLGKRPTEAIRVLSGRLIQTRDQLAQPEKPASPKFIVTLDGVPSPPGYLSDQEEEDMCITEGLKPVTQNMCASKGLKGLRAQQMQIVTRQLESCDVDMEQLNVLQKQEKVLERCKYWPACKNGDECVYHHPTLPCKVFPNCKFADKCLFIHPNCKYDAKCTKPDCPYTHASRRTPHPPPKPAPLPTPSVSSSSPLCKFFPACKKMECPFYHPKHCRFNTQCTRPDCTFYHPTIAVPPRHALKWTRTQTSE; encoded by the exons ATGGAGATCGGCACCGAGATCAGCCGCAAGATCCGG gGTGCTATAAAAGGAAAgttgcaggagctgggggcttATGTTG ATGAAGAGCTCCCTGATTATATTATGGTTATGGTGGCCAATAAGAAGAGTCAGGAGCAGATGACAGAAgacctttcccttttccttggAAACAATACTGTCAGGTTTACTGTCTG GCTCCATGGTGTTCTGGATAAGCTGCGATCTGTGACTACTG AATCAACTAGTGTAAAATCTTCAGAATCTAATATCTTTGAGAGCAGCCTGCCTTCCAGCAAAAGCAGTTCATGTGTGAGTGATGAGAGGAGGCGTGAGGATATCTTGCCACCTCTTGCAGTTTCCAGCACTCGGACTGAAAGAAATGACTCAAGAGTTTCAACTAGCTCACAGGAACAAAGGAACACTGCTTCACG GCAGTCTTGTGAAGATGGTTCTGCATCCCGCTTAACATCTACAGTCAAGCCTTTGAGGGAATTGTCACCTTCTGAAGCTGTAATTGACATTAAACCTGAACCAGATGATCTAATTGACGAAGACCTAAACTTCGTGCAGGAGAATCCTTTGTCACGGAAGAAACCTATTGTAACTGTAACTTATGGTTCTTCTCGTCCTTCCGCTGAAATCTACCGTCCACCAGCTAGCAGGAGTGCAGATGGCAATATACATGTGCACAGATTGTCACAGCAGGGCAACTTACAGGGGAGCCGGCAGTTAGACACACAAAGCTGCAGGTCTTTGGAAACAGGCCAGCTGTGCAATCCAGAAGCATTTGGCAGCTTAGCAGACAGTTACAGACCCACCTCCAAACTTAGTGCCGATAAAGTAGGCAGTGAG GAAGAAAGCTCCAGGAAGAGACGGTTGCCTGTTGTAAGCTCAGTAGTCAAAGTGAAAAAGTTCTGTAATGATGGGGAAgatgatgaggaggaggaagactaTGGATTGCGAACAGGAAGCATCTCCAGCAGTGTGTCTGTACCTGCAAAGCCAGAAAGAAG ACCTTCATTGCCACCTTCAAAGCAGGCCAATAAGAATTTAATACTGAAAGCAATCTCTGAAGCCCAGGAATCGGTTACAAAAACAACCAATTATTCCACTG TTCCACAGAAACAGATGGTTCCAGTTGCACCAAGAACTCGAATTAGCCCAGAAGAATCTCAGTTAGAAGTAATCCATGTGCAAAACAGACTGCCTGCTCTTAGTTCTCAGCTTCAAGTAGAAGAGCCAAAGGAGCAGACAGTTGAAGGAATTCAAG gagcTGAACAAAAGGACCTCTCTTCTCGGCTCCAAATTGATCCTGTGATTGAAGATACCTTGCAAGTGACTCAAG ATTACTATGATGCAGAATCTATGGTCCATTCAGATGCTAGGTCATTTATCCTGAAGAAGCCCAAGTTATCTGAGGAAATAGTGCCGCAGACTCAGCAGCTGGGAAAGAGGCCTACAGAGGCAATACGAGTACTCTCAGGACGTCTCATACAGACACG AGACCAGCTGGCACAGCCAGAGAAACCTGCTAGTCCCAAGTTCATCGTGACACTGGATGGTGTGCCTAGTCCACCAGGATACCTTTCTGATCAAGAAGAGGAAGATATGTGTATAACTGAAGGATTAAAGCCAGTTACCCAAAATATGTGTGCCAGCAAAGGATTAAAAGGCCTTCGAGCACAGCAGATGCAAATTGTAACCAGGCAGCTAGAGAGCTGTGATG TGGATATGGAACAGTTAAATGTGCTGCAAAAACAGGAGAAGGTGCTTGAGCGCTGCAAGTACTGGCCTGCCTGTAAAAATGGAGATGAATGTGTGTACCATCACCCAACACTACCTTGCAA AGTTTTTCCTAACTGCAAATTTGCTGATAAATGCTTGTTCATCCATCCAAACTGTAAATACGATGCAAAGTGCACTAAGCCAGACTGTCCTTACACTCATGCCAGTCGACGAACCCCCCATCCACCTCCTAAACCAG CACCACTACCCACACCGTCTGTATCTTCCAGTAGTCCACTGTGCaagttttttcctgcttgtaaGAAAATGGAATGTCCATTTTACCACCCAAAA cACTGTAGATTTAACACCCAGTGTACAAGACCAGACTGCACTTTTTACCATCCAACTATTGCTGTACCTCCACGCCATGCCTTGAAATGGACTCGAACTCAAACCAG tgAATGA